From one Eptesicus fuscus isolate TK198812 chromosome 21, DD_ASM_mEF_20220401, whole genome shotgun sequence genomic stretch:
- the LOC129147553 gene encoding zinc finger protein 582-like, with protein MAAAASASPSHPKDTSSRLPIRSPGTSGLKVPRGALAGLSLSLHFVLEARSGTKVSSPEQPVCEAQTARAERTESLRGYGLECSRFHDDWECRSRSDRQQGSPDEHQSPVTLSPEETPPFGPQASLTFYEKVHPGAEPYEYDECREAFWPEGFLLHHRGIHPSEKPYKCKECGKAFKYGSRLVQHENIHSGKKPYECQECGKAFNSGSNFIQHQRVHTGEKPYECQDCAKAFSRSSQLIEHQRIHTGEKPYQCKECGKAFNRLSHLRVHRRVHTGEKPYACEECGMTFSHRSQLIQHQTLHTGKKLYECKDCGKAFNQGSTLIRHQRIHTGEKPYECQACGKAFRVSSQLKQHQRTHTGDKPYPCQACGRAFRRLSHLTVHHRVHTGEKPSACKACGKAFSHCSQLVQHQVAHTEEKACDCEEGGRTLGRGPATLQRPRRQRRETQVNVINVEKPSFSAYPLLIIREFMLGSSGESPLA; from the exons ATGGCGGCCGCTGCCTCCgcgtctccctcccaccccaaggaCACTTCCAGCCGCCTCCCCATCCGCTCACCGGGCACGTCCGGGTTAAAGGTCCCAAGGGGAGCCCTGGCaggtctctccctgtccctgcacTTCG TCTTGGAGGCCCGGTCTGGAACGAAGGTGTCATCTCCGGAGCAGCCCGTGTGTGAAGCACAGACAGCCCGGGCGGAGAGAACGGAAAGCCTCAGGGGTTACGGTCTCGAGTGCTCGCGTTTCCACGACGACTGGGAGTGCAGGAGCCGGAGTGACAGACAGCAGGGGAGTCCGGATGAACATCAGAGTCCAGTGACCCTCAGTCCTGAAGAAACGCCCCCTTTCGGCCCCCAAGCATCCCTCACTTTTTATGAGAAAGTCCATCCTGGGGCTGAGCCCTATGAATACGACGAATGCAGAGAAGCCTTCTGGCCAGAAGGCTTCCTTCTTCACCACCGAGGAATCCACCCCAGTGAGAAACCCTACAAGTGCAAGGAGTGCGGGAAGGCCTTTAAATACGGCTCGCGCCTCGTTCAGCATGAGAACATTCATTCTGGCAAGAAGCCCTACGAGTGCCAGgaatgtgggaaggccttcaaCTCGGGTTCAAACTTCATACAGCACCAGAGAGTCCACACGGGCGAGAAACCGTACGAATGCCAGGACTGCGCCAAGGCCTTCAGCCGGAGCTCCCAGCTGATCGAGCACCAGCGCATCCACACCGGAGAGAAGCCCTATCAGTGCAAagagtgtgggaaggccttcaaTCGGCTCTCCCACCTCAGAGTCCACAGGAGAGTCCACACGGGGGAGAAGCCCTACGCCTGCGAGGAATGTGGGATGACCTTCAGCCACCGGTCTCAGTTGATCCAACATCAGACTCTTCATACCGGCAAGAAGCTCTACGAATGCAAGGACTGCGGGAAGGCATTTAATCAGGGCTCGACGCTCATCCGGCATCAGAGGATTCACACGGGGGAGAAGCCCTATGAATGTCAGGCCTGCGGGAAGGCGTTTCGGGTGAGCTCACAACTGAAGCAGCACCAGAGGACTCACACTGGGGACAAACCCTACCCGTGTCAGGCGTGCGGGAGGGCTTTCAGACGGCTCTCCCATCTCACCGTGCATCACAGAGTCCACACGGGGGAGAAGCCCTCCGCGTGCAAGGCCTGCGGGAAGGCCTTCAGCCACTGCTCCCAGCTGGTTCAGCATCAGGTCGCTCACACCGAGGAGAAGGCCTGTGACTGTGAGGAAGGTGGGAGGACTTTGGGTCGTGGTCCGGCCACTCTTCAGCGTCCGAGAAGGCAACGTAGAGAAACACAGGTGAATGTAATAAACGTAGAGAAGCCTTCCTTCAGCGCTTATCCCTTGTTGATCATCAGAGAATTTATGTTAGGAAGCAGTGGGGAGAGCCCATtggcttag